TCTGTCGTCTCCTCTCAGAGGGTGAGCCCTTGAAGGAAGCCATGTGTCCTGTGCACGCTAGGCTGCCTGTCTCTGAGATTGCTGTGGCTGAACCTGTGTACTCTGCTGGTAGCTCTGAGGGGGCTGAGAGGCTGAGAGTGGCTGAGAGGCCTGGTGATGTAGGCGCCGGTTCTGCAGGGCTAGCAAGCAGTTctgtggggaggtggggcagcAGGAGGTACGAGGGCGAATCCTGGGGAGTTGGGGACCTGGGGCAGCCTAGAGCACTGTCATCGGAAGGAACGGGGCTGGGGCAGCGGCCTTCTCCGGGTAAGTACcgaatgcatttctttttcctcctaggAATAGTGAAGAGAGTTATCTGTAAACAGAGGGTGAATTCATAGTCATACACCACAACCAAAAAATGCTGTCCTTGCATAGGCCTATCTCCCCATGACTTACATATATATGCCTATGCCTTAGGGCTTAGCATGGGCTTAGCATGGCAACTACTGGGCCTGGCCCAGACTGCAGACAGGTGCAGTTCCCAACAGAGCCACTAGATGGCACAGGGACCTTTTGTAGCTCCGCGCGTGGGCTGCCTGGTATCTTCCAGGACAGCTGTCTCCTAGTCTAGGCTGTTGCAGCTCTGCTTCAACAGAAGCAGATCTGTGAAGCTCAGATCTGTTTAACCTGTGCTTGTGGCTTCTAGCCCCGAGCATTCCAAATACTCAGAGCTAGGCTATGGgcagagaaggggaagaaagggaatTGTCTCATCCATTCCTACTATCTTATTTTCAGTTTGAGGACAGGGCTGCCTCTCATCATGtgtacatatgtgcacacacatattccCCCAAATTCCTCTTTGTTCTTGGACAGGGAATGTAGGAGTACCCTTTGGGGCTGAAAAAGTATTCCCTAGAGTCAGTGAACTTACTGCCTGGAGTAGCGTCAGCCTTGGCTCTGGCAGGCCTGGCCTGAGCCTAATACAGGCCAGGCTGGAGCCATTTGGTaggtatattttcttttcccatatacaAATATTGTAGTGAAACACAGCTTTAATGCCATAGGATCTGAGCATGGGTGCCAGGGGTACCTGTGTTCACCTCTCCCTACCTCTGGTGTCGGTAGGTCACGTGACTGTTGGGCATTTACCTTGTTCAGGTTATTCTTGACTACAGTCACTTTGTTGTTCTTAGATTTGAGGCTCAGTACGGTACAACAGGGATCCCAATTTGAAGTGAGGGAGCTGGTGGACCACAATGACTCAGGCCTGGGGACAGGGGCTTGAGCCACTTAAATGCTGTGTGTGAGATTTTACAGATGTGGGCCTGCTTGGCCTGATTAGCACCATGACAACCattatcagggaagcctgggcgcCAGGCACCAGAGATGCCTTCTAAGACTGCCTTTCCTTCCATCTAGGACATTCTCTCCTATTCCTTCCACTTAGACCCAAGTGATCTTCCTCACAAGCTGTGTTCATTCTCATTCTTAGGAGGCATGGGCTTCCCAATCTGCAGGTATGTTGGGGGGCTAGAGGCCAAAGGAGGACAGCAGGCCCAGCAGAATATGTGCAGAGTCAGGGAAGCAGCTTGAAGCAAagggagggtggtggtggggacaAACCCACCTGCACGGACCACACCAATCCGTCTGCTGGTTGAGGCCAAAGCGAGCACGGCATTTCTTAGGCGAGCCAGGGTCTGCTCACAGCCGTGCCAGAGgggcagagcagggcagagggcGAGCAGGCAGGCAGCAGGGCAGAGCAGGGCCCAGAAAGAAGAGGCAATATCAGTGTTAGCCAGTCACAGGTACCCCAcagtcccacaggcacgggcctcTCCATGGCCTGTCCAGTCTTAGTGGGAGGCCAAGGGCCCAAAGCCAAGGTATCAGGAAAGGCTGGCACCCAGCTGGCAGTATAGAGGCAGGGGAAgaatggtgggggtgggagggaggagaccCTATCAGGCTGGCTCCTCTGTGCCTTGTGGGACCCTTTGCAGCAAAGGGGCTGAGAGAAGGGCCTGAGGGGCCCATGGGGATCAAGCTTCTTCTGCCTTAGGGcttcccatcccctcccccaaggCCCTGCCCATTTTATCCATCTATTTCAGCCAtcagtttttctttatctttgccaGTGCCCAGTCTTGCCTGACTCATTTCCCCTTGTGTTGTAGCTTAAAGCCTATGCTACACACGATTGAACATTATCCTATCTTAGAGAAAAGATTGAGGACTCTGCTGAGCCCCAGTACTAGCCCCCTGTGTGGGGGCAGCACAACTGAGAAAGTCATTCATGGATGTAGAGTGAATTATCAGAGTTGGGACAGGAATTCACCCACAGGTTGATTACGGGGAGCAGGGTGTGGCTTTCCTGGGTCCTCTATACCGAGCACTTGGCACCTCCCTGAGAAAGAGGGGGTGGGGCGACAGAGAAATTACTAGGCACCAGCCAATAGGCTGTGTGACTCTAGGGCTCAGGCTGGGGCATGGCCGCACTCCCCCCAGACAGTGTGATCCTCCGCAGGACTAATCTGGATGTAGTGTTTGAATTTAGTCTTGATTCAAACACTCAGTTCCTCACTAGGTCCTCTGGCAGAGGGTGGCTGTTAGGAGGGCTTacaaaggagtgtgtgtgtggcgggtCACAAACCATAAAACTATAAGAATTGGCTtcggccttccctggtggctcagtgataaataattcacctgccaatgcaggagacgcaggttcaatccctgttctgggaagatcccatgtgctgcagggcaactgagcctgtgctcgcGAGccagggagctgcaactactgaaccctgcataccctagagcctgtgccccacaaccaGAGTAAGCCCTTACacggaaatgaagacccagcccagccaaaaataaatttctgctggtCTTCCCTGGGACTTAAATTAGTAAAGAGTATTAGtcactcatggactgtagcctgccagtctcctccgtccacggggttctccaggcaagaatactggagtgggttgctgttcccttctccaggggatcgtcccaacccagggatcaaacctgggtctcctgcatggaaggcagactcttgaccatcTGAACTCCCTGGGACTTAGTGCAGCTCTTTCTCTGGTGGGGCTTTGATTTGGGAGATGCAGGTCTAGCTCTGAGGGAAGGCCTCACCTGAGTTGGATTCTTGGTGCTTTTCCCTCGACCGTCTCTTCTTCTTCCCCTGCAGGGAACAAAGTGGAAGATGCTCAGGACTCTGGGATGTGGGACACTGTACCTTGTAAGCCTAGTGTTCAAGTGGTTGGGACACCTGCAGCCTGCTGCCTAGTCGGGCCGCCCCTGGGGTTCCCGGCCCACAGTCCCCTCTGACCTGACCTGGGGGCCCTGGTGTTTTGACTTCAGTTTTTGCTAGGTGACCACAGGACAATTAGGggctcctcccttccccacactGGCCTCCATTTTGGAGGAGGAGGTGACTTCAGGCTCATTTTCCTCTTTGTGCTGACCTAATCAAATACTGCACAGCGGCCCTGTGTGGGAGCACATcctggggaggggacaggatACGAGCCTGCCTTCAGGGCCAGCTCCCCATATCTGGTCCTCTCCTGAGCTAGCCATCAAAGGTCTTGAACCTCTGTTCCACCCTGTCCCCTCCTTGTGTGCCTTCAGGACAGCAGTCCTGACTTCCTCTGGTGAGATTGGCCTGGGGTATGGCATGTTGAAGTTTCCCCTATTGCGTGTGTTCGGCCACTCACGTAGTTGTCCCGCGCCGACCAGCCTGGGTATAGCTGCATGTGCAGCTGCCTCTCCTTGCGGGCCAGCTCATAATACTTGGCTTGCTCTTCCCGGGACAGTGCATGCCACTGCAGTGGGGAAGGGGGGCAGATGGAGGATGCATCAGAGAATTGGCAGGCTGCTCAGGGTGAAGGTAGTCGGGGTAGTCACCCCTGCCAGCCCACTTGCCCCCGTGGCCTCACCCGACGGCCCAGGATCTGGTTGATGGCAGCACTCTCCTTGAGTGTGCATTCTGCAATGACCTTGGCTCTCATCTCCTTCATGTATAGCATGAAGGCGTTGAGTGGCTTCTTGATGGTTGGCTTCTTGGCTTCCTTCTCTGCCTTGGAGTCTGCTTGTGCTTTCCTGAAGGACATATGAACACTTAGGAGCCCTCACGGTGGGCACCTAATGCAcccttctcctgtgtgtgtgtgtgtgtgactgggtAGATATACTAGGGTTTTGTAAATGGTATCTTATTTTAGCTGCCCCAAAGTAGGTGAGCAAAGCTCACTATTGTTCCTTATAGGAACTCTGTAGCTGAGTAAGGAAAGCCCCTCCTCTCTGGGCTCAAACTAAATCCTCATTCCCCATTCAGTCCACCACACTCCTGCTTCTGAGGGTCAAAAAAACAGTTGTCAGTGGTAGAGTGCCACAAGATGACTTGACTggggatctcctggcagtccctGGAGGGAGGACTTGACCCTGGTGGGAGGAATGTGTGTCCTGGGCTCGGCTTATTTTCCCtgcgccacccccccccccatgttTGTTCCACTCACAGGCTGCGGTCATAGGGCTGCAGCTCCTGCTTCCCTGAAGAGGGCACGATGGCTGGGTGGGGGATGGCTGCGGGGTGCCCAGGGACACCAGAACCTAGCATCAGGGGTGGATGGGTGAACCTGCAGCAGAAGGGTTAACACTGAGCCAGGCGTATGCAGCCCAGATCTCTGGACACACAGAGGCCCCTGCGCAGTGCACGAGGACAGGTGAACGGTTACCCAACCCCACTGGCCTGCGTACAAGTACACAGAGATACAAACACCTGCTCCCGACACACTGCGCAGACACATTGCAGAAACCTCCATGTGCATCAAGTCAGGTGCAGTCCTGAGTAGCTTTTGAATCTGTCCCCTTCTCATCTCCTGCTCTCACCAGCTCAGCCTCAGCCTGTAGCTGCCCTGTGGGCTTCCTTACTTTCCTCATTGACCCCTCCAGGTCTGTCTCCACGTAACAGCACTTGAGCGCTGTTTCCCCCACTGCCCACAGAATAACCCAGGCTTCTTCCTTGGGATTGCACACTGGTTCCCCACCCCATTTCCCATCACTTCCTGCCCCTCAGCCATCTCCAGCTTGTTGCTGTTATCTTTGTCCCCCTCGCTCAAGAGCTATCCTCATGAAGCTTGTCTGACCCATCAGACGTGGCCAGGTCTCCTCGGGGCTTCCCTTCACCCAGATAGCTGCTGtatctctccctcccaccctgggcTGGCAGCTCCAGTAGGTCTAGAAGTGTCTGCTGACAAACCTGTTCCACACCTGAACAGGTCTGTCCCTGAGGAAGTGAGCCAAGTGAAAGGACACACGTGGACACATAGTTCCCACTTGTACAGTATGGAGTCACTGAGCAGGTGGCCCCTAAGACACATGTAAAAGGTGCTGCCTCAGTTTGGACAGAGCTCTAGGAATGTCCAAGAGAGGTGTCCTGACTTGCCCATTCTTCGGGATGCACAACAGAGGTGAGTGCACACACGTCTGCACGCGTGTGTCTGCACCATCTCTGGCTGCTCTCTGGTGCTTTGCACAGGATGGCGCGGGCTTAAGCCTCCCACACTCCCACTGGCTTCATTCTCAGCACAGGGCAGCACAGGGCTGGAGAATGACAGACGGACGGACGGACAGACGACTCACAGAGGGCAAGCACTGGCCTGGGCATAGCCTCTTGTGGGCACTGAAGCCTGGGCAACAGGAAGCAGGAGCCTAGCTGCAGGGTGGGGGACTCACCTGGGGTAGGGGGCGCCAGGGGCtgcagtgggggcagggaagtGCTGTCTATATCCGCAGGAAGGGGACAGGGGGTAGAGAGGAGGGCTGGGCCTGTGGTTGGGAGAGATAGCTGTTAGCAGTCTGGCTACTGGCCAACTCTTAGTCTGACTACTGGCCAGATGTGGGGAAGGACTTCCCCCACTGTGCTCAGGCCTGACCCCTAGAGTAATAAGGCAAACTGGCTTCTGCCTAGACCGTTCTAGTGTATGTTTTAAACATCTGCCACTAGAGGGCAGCCTTTCTCTTTTTTGCAGGCTTACCTTTCTACTGGTGTATAAGGCCAGAAATGGCAGCACTCTCCTGGCACTGAGCTTAGTAGGTCCCTGGGTCCCCTCCAGTCTCATCTTGTGAAATTTGGGCTTGATATTTGCATACCTGCCATAGGGCCTTTATGCCCACTGTTAGGATTGTTCTGTCCCACTTTGCTTCAAACTCCTGGTCATGTGTCAAGGTCTTACTTGGCCAAAACAGCCTTTCTTCTGAAAGAGCCCTGGAAATCCCAAGCTGGATGGGGTGACCCCCAGGCTTCTACAGTCCTCAAAGCACTGCTACCCACGCTCTATAACTGGCCTCTTGTCTGAGTTGTATACTAGGTGGACTGTATACAGGGACCTGAGGATCAACCCACTTCAGCAGTGCTTCTCTGGTGCCCAGAACTTGCCTGCCACACGTCAGTCCTGGGGGTGGTCCTGATTTGTATTCAAGGTGGAGCTTTATCCAGAGAGAATCTGGACATGGAAGAGTGAGCTGAACGTGGATAAAGGACAAGTAGAAAGAGGCAGGCGGGCCCAGGGAAGCCAAGCTTTCCTACTTTTGGGTGACTGTCCCAACCTTGAGAGGCCAGAGACCTGCCTCGGTCAAACTGCGGTTGATGAGCAAAAGGTCACATACCCTGCCAAGACCCTGCTCCAGCTGAAGATAGGCCCTTTGGCTCATGGTTGGATTTGCTGCATAGGATCCAGGCTGGCTTTTCCTGGCCCAGTATTAGTGGACTCCCCAAGCAGGCTGCCAGGAGTTTGGACTGAAGCAGGCACCATAGGTGCAAGAAGGACCCTGACCTTCAAGCAGCTCCGCCAAGGAGGGGACCAACCGGCAGTAGACACAGAGACGAGTGGGTAGCACCCCCCGTCCGCCAGGCCACTGAGAAACAACGGCCTCTCCTGTGGCCCTGCAAGCTGCGACCTCCCTGCTCAGGCCTACCTTTCTATCTCACATATTCATGGGACCCTAAACAGCCCAGGGTTCCTCCATTCAAGTCTCTTCAACATTAAGGCAGAGCATGACAGGGCTGGATCTCCTGCCTTTCCAAAGGGAGTCTGTGTGGCTGGCTGAGGCATGGCTAGAGCTGCTGGCCAGCCCGTTACCTGTATAGAGCTGGCAGCAAGGTGCTCAGCACAGAAGAGTGGAGGAGGAAAGTGGAAAGGTGGGTGTGGGTCCAGCCAGCACAAGGGACCCCTTTCCCACTGAGCCCTCACTTACCAGCTCACAGTGTGTGGGAGCTGTCCCATGCTGCCTGAGGTCAGAGAGTAGAAGCCAGAGAGGTCAGGGGTCTGCAGAGGCCTGTGAACTCCTGCAGGGGAGAGGGGCAGAGTAAGTGAGCTAGCCTGACCTAGAAGCTGCTCCAGCTGGTTCCTGCATCCTAGAGCCTCCTGTGGGGCCCTCCAAGATCCCATCTCCCTGTGCTAGAGGACCAGACATACTGGTCTGTTCAGGACTAGCCTGGTGTGATCAGAGTGCCACATTTGCAGGCTCTGGGCATCAAGCGCTGATCATTGGTGTGACTTGCTTGGGGACAGTGGCTTGGTAGTGGCAGAGGTAGAGTCATGAGGAGTGGAAGACTATACCTGGCTCGTTGCTGGTCTACAACTGGGGCCTTTCTGCTGGGGGCTCTAGCCTGGCTTTCTGGGCAGCAGGCAGACCCCCTGGCCCAGGGGCCCAGGGCTCCACCCGTTCCtcttgccccctcctccccagggttgAGTCAGCAGGTTTCCCACAGCCGACAATGGCTGATTTCAGAATGACTTTGCCCGAGGCTGAGGTGAATCAGCCATCACAACCACCACTTTCCATTTTCTCACTGTGGGGAGGGAAAGACTACAAGTTCTCTATTTATCATCTTCACACACAGGCCTACTCCCATACTGGCACTGGGTAGCCACTCAGGATTCAGTCTCCTACCTAAACCTCAAACCTTCAAATTTTGACCTGGTACCACCTTTCCCAACCCTTTGGTGCCTTCAAAAAGGGTCTAGCCTTTTGCTTTCAGAAGACAGGAACTTGATCCCCTTTCCCCGCCAGTCCCCGGCTCTGGGTCTTGTTGGGCCCTTCCCATCCAGGATCCATACCTTGCTTCTGGCTGATGTCGGCTGGTGCAGGTGTGGGGTGTGGGCTGCTGAAATGGTCATAGAGAGGAGAAAGTTGGGGGACGCCATGGGAAGGCTGACTGGCCTTGTTGTGCTGAAAAACGAGGAGGGTGGGTGGGTGAATGTGGGGGACCTGAGGGAGGAAGGCACAGGACTGGGGTGCACAAATAAGAAAAGTCCCAATTTGCTGTGTGGGGGTAGCCCGACCATCAGAGGAAAGTGGAGGTGGTCAaaaccacaggcttccctgggcgGGACCCCACCCTGTGTCCAGTGGCTCTGCTGCCCCTCTCCACCACCCTCGCCCCAGACTTTGCCCATGGAGTCCAATCTCCCAGAGAGTCTCTCAGTCTTTCTTTGCCCTCAGCTCTAGGAGGCATTTCCCCCTTACAGGAAATTCTTCCTGTCTCTTGGTTTCAGAGATCCCCTAGTTTCTCTGAGGCCCAGAGGCTTGCAGACAAGCCTTGTGAGTTGCTCACAAGCCTTCAGCCTTAGGACAGCCTGGAGCttgctttcctcctcctctggtcCCCAGACTGAGGGGCTTGTGTCTGACCCTCTGGAGCCACCTAAGGCTTGAGAGGATTTGATGACATAGTGGAGGGGGCCCTTTCTTTCCTCAAGGGAGGTGGAGCAAGGTGGCTCCAGGTGTGGCTAGGCTCCCTCCAGAGCCAACCCACCCAGCCTCCACACTTCCTGTTTCCTCGGCACCGCAAGACTCTTACTTTTCACACTGGTCACATGGATTTGTCATGAGATGACTCATGTTCAGGCTGGGACGGGGGCTCCCCATCAGACCTCGCCACAGGGAGCGTGCTCTCAGGGCCAGGGCCCAGCTATGCATATCCTCAGTCGCACACCTTTGCTGGCCAGAGCCCTGGAGACATCATCTAAAGCTCAAGGTTAGCACCACTTGTAAAAGCCCACCTATGGGGATGCTGCTGGCTGGGCCCACAGATGAGCGGCCACTAACCCATGGCAACAGAAGAAATATCTCTGGGACGTATCTGGGGCAAGACACTAATGATTATAGAGACTGTGGTCTGGGCTTCTTTCCAGCCTGTAGGTGAAATTTCTCACTGGGTGAATGTAGCCAGTATAATGGATGGGGCTCATCACCAGCTTTGGGGAAGGTTAGGGTAGCTCTTGGTGGGAAGACCTGGCTCAGGTCCTTTGGCACTGGCTCTTGGCAGTCCAGGTGAGGCTGAAGGGACGGGCAGGTATGAATCACACTGTAGCCATGGCAGGAGGCTCCCAGGTGGGCACAGGATCCCACACGTGTCTGTAGCAGTCCTGGCCACCACCTCCCCCACATTCCTGCCTCCAGGGAGCTTCAGGCTGGGCTACAAGCTGCACCCTTCCCCTTAGACATTACCACCTGTCAGCCTCCCGCTCATCCCTCTACCTTCCACCAGGAGGAGTCTTAGATCCCAGGCTAATCAGTGGAGTTAATGTTCTAGTAGTGCTGGCTCCTTTGTGACCGGCATGTATTTGACACTACACCTACTTCCTGAGGCCAATGCCTCACCTCCGACCAGAGCCTGTTCCTGACCTCTTGGGGCGTGCAGGAGAGCTTCCTGAGGGCTCTCCACTAGAAGCCTGAGAAAGAGTCTGCCaaccaggttcaattcctggagcTAACTTTACTACCATACCCAGGCACCCGTTACCTTGTCGCAAATGGCTGTCGTGACATGTAAGAAGCCCCTCATTCACCCTGAAGAGTGGGGATGAAACGCTACTCACAGTGCCTCCCTTTCCCTGTGGTGCCAGGTCCCACATGGGCCAGACCCTTTGGTCTTATTATGCCAAAGGAGGTCTGCCTGGAGATGGCAGACATGCCTGGCAGCATCACTTGGGGAGACTGATGACAGGGCCATGTCATTTCCAGGTTTTGGTTGCTGTGACCTTCCTGTTGCTATTTGAAGGCCAGGCTTTCTGAGCAAGCTGGGGAGAGGAAGGTCCTGCCACTCTCAGGTCCGCTTTTATTCCCAGCACAGACCCAGACAACAGTAACAGGTTGAGATTGTGTGGGGGAACGGAAGGTGGAATGTAGGATTCTTAGGCCTGCAGGTATCTGGCAGGAGAGAGAGTAAGACTGGGACAGATAACGGGATATGTGGGGAATGTGATTTCTTCATGTACTGAGTTTTTGCcacatgccaggccctgtgctagacCACTCTTTATTCCCACTCAGGGGACCAGCAGACTGCCATTTCTCCAAGCTGTAAACGCTCCGGGTGTCACCTCATTTCGTGCTTCCCTTTATTGCACATCTCAGCAGAGCAGTCCTTGTCCTCTACCTCCAGTCCTCAGCTCTTGTCATCCCTTCATCCAAGCCAGCTTCTTGCCCCCATCACTTCACCAGATGACTTGTCAAGGTCCCCAGTGACTTGCACGTTGCCGAACTCAACAGTCAGTTCTCAGTCTTCATTGTACCTGACTTCTCAACACATTGAACACAACtaacttctccctcctcctcgcAAAATAGGTTCTTCACTTTGATTCCAGAATGCCACACTTCCTGATTTTCTTCTAACCTCTGAGGCCACTCCTTCTTGACTTTGTTTCTGGCTCTTCATTGTTTTCTTGACCTGACCCAAGCCTGGCCCTCAGTTCTTCTGTATCAATCCTCACCTCCCATGGGTGCTCTCATCCAAGCTCACGGCTTTAAACGTCTTCATCTGATGACGCTACATCTGTATCTCCGCAGCCTCTACTTCTCCCCAAACGCTACTCTCCAAATGCTCCCCAAATACAAGACATCCAAAGTAGAACCTTTGACTTTTTGCCCCAAACATTCCTCTCCATCTTCCTCAGTTAATATCAACTCCCTCCTTCCAGTTGCTGAAACCAAACAGCTTGGAGTCATCTCTGATGCTCCATTTTCTCACACTGCACCTCTAGTGTGTCAGCAAATCCTAATGgctctactttcaaaatatatcagaacccaaccatttcttcctttctcccagtCCAAGCCACAGTCACTTCCCACCTGGCAAATGCAACAGTCTCCTGCTCTTCCATCCAGCAGCCATataaatcagatcatgtcactcgTCAGCCTGGAGCCAGCACCAAACTTCCCCAGGCCTATACAACCCTAGGATCAGACCCTAATCACTTCTCTAACCCCATtaccttcctctctccctgctcATTATGTCCAGGACTTTGCCTGGTTGCTTCAGCCTCCAGCTACCTCCTCCAGTTACTCCAGTGGTCATTTTTTAAGTGTGCTAGGATATGAGGTGGGTTGGGAAGCACAGTTGTAGGCTTGCTGACCTTTTCAGTGACCTTTCCTCTGTAGGATCCTGGGCCAGTTTGCCTCTTATAAAATAAGCATGAGCCTATCAACCCTGCTACCTAATTGgtcacagatgcaaaaatccttctTTATCCTAGAATTTGGGGGGCAGGAGCCCAGGGCCTATGAAGCTAGAAAGCTTTCTGGAAACCTCAGGGGCCTCCTTAACCTGTTAAATTCCTGGGACAGGGATTAGCCAGATCTGAGGCCTCGGGGCACACAGGAAGACTAGCCTCAGGGCCTCCCTCAAGAAGCTGGGACCCTAGTGGGGGCATCCCACCATTTGCTGTCTTAAGGGCACAAATGCCTGGAGCCCAGCGCAGGCGGTGGAATGAACACCCTCCACAGGTCCCTCCAGGCCATGGGGCTTTCAAGTTTAAACCGCTGCAGAGAAGGCCCTGCCATCCTGCCTTGGCGCTGGCTTTTTAGCCCTTGGGGGTAAAAGCCTGGCTGGTGGAGTGGGCAGCTCTGAGCTTTGGAAATCTTAGGAGCAGAGCCTGGGGTCCAAGGTGCCAGCTCTAGGACAATCCCAGAGTCCAGCCCTTCCCGCGGTGGGAGGGTGAGAGGGGGTATCTGCTCCAAGGCAAGGACAGCATGGCTCCACAGCAGATTTCTCAGCAAACCACCTTCCCTGCAGATGGCTAGCATGGGCCAGAAGTCCTAGAGAGCTCTCTCACCTGACAGAGATGGCTAGAGCTGACCCTCGGCCAGGCTAGTGAAGCTCCATGTTGTATGTAGCACAGCTCACTCTGAGACAAGGAACCCTCAGAATCTAGCTCAGCCTCAAGCCTGGTATGTACGTGAGCAACAGGGGCAGGTGCACTGAGGCCTCATCCTGTCCACCAGCCTTTCCTGGGAACTGGGGAAAAGCCTCATTAAACAGGAGTCTGCTGCCAAACCACAGGAGAGGTGCCAGGTGGGCAGAGGGGGCGCGGAGAACCTGCTGGCAGCTGGAGGGCCCGAGGTGCCAGGGCTCCAGGGCAGAGCACTGAGGGCCTGGCCAGTCCTTCCCACGTTCGTGCACGCTGCCTCTGAGgccactccccagccccctccacgCCTGGTGGTGGTAGCCAGTGGGGGGGAACTGTCTGGCGGGGGACCTGGTGCACCCACGCCCCCCTTGGCCAACGGAACGTCCCGCTCCATGGCCTCAGCACAAGGCTGTCTCAGGGCTAGGCTGCCCAGACAGCAAGGTGGAGTTGCCTGGGGCCTGGCCTGCGTCTGGGGAACTTAGTGACTGGAGCTTCTCTCCTCCCCTGATGGTGACTGCCCCGTTCCTAGGGAAGGAGGCAGGCCTTGATGGATTGTCTGCCACCCCTCTTCCCCGAGTATCTGGACGGCACAGCCTCTTTAACCTCTGCAGGCAGAGAGCTGGGCACTCATGGTGGGATGTATAAGCCAACGACAGACTCAACAGCAGACTGTACTCCTTGACCAGCACACTCCCACACCCTTGTTTTGACCTTTGCATACAGCGCTTTCCCGTTTCCCTCTAGACTGCAGTTCTCAGGACGAGTCTAGGACTCTgagacccctgggctgggaggccATGTCTGCTGTGGCCTTAGCACAGGCGGACCTTCCTGCCTTGGCATTGCTCTT
This genomic window from Cervus canadensis isolate Bull #8, Minnesota chromosome 4, ASM1932006v1, whole genome shotgun sequence contains:
- the TCF7 gene encoding transcription factor 7 isoform X5, with translation MPQLDSGGGGAGGGDDLGAPDELLAFQDEGEEQDDKSRDSAAGPERDLAELKSSLVNESEGAAGDAGVPGAGAGARGEAEVGAEALGREHTSQRLFPDKLPESLEDGLKAPECTSGMYKDTVYSAFNLLMHYPPPSGAGQHPQPQPPLHNKASQPSHGVPQLSPLYDHFSSPHPTPAPADISQKQGVHRPLQTPDLSGFYSLTSGSMGQLPHTVSWPSPPLYPLSPSCGYRQHFPAPTAAPGAPYPRFTHPPLMLGSGVPGHPAAIPHPAIVPSSGKQELQPYDRSLKAQADSKAEKEAKKPTIKKPLNAFMLYMKEMRAKVIAECTLKESAAINQILGRRWHALSREEQAKYYELARKERQLHMQLYPGWSARDNYGKKKRRSREKHQESNSDNSLHYS